The [Pseudomonas] carboxydohydrogena genome includes a window with the following:
- a CDS encoding FAD binding domain-containing protein: MHQFQLRRADDVDAAIKAASSARTAQQGADIRFLAGGTTLIDLMKLNVETPQQVIDINHLPLDKIEASDDGGLKIGATVRNADLAHDERVVRNYPVLSQALLSGASAQLRNMATTAGNLLQRTRCVYFRDEHMACNKRDPGSGCAAINGFNRTLAILGTSDQCIASNPSDMNVALMALDAVIHIRGAKGERDVPIADFFLLPGNTPSKETVMQPGDLITHVTLPAPLSGSRSLYLKLRDRVSYEFALTSAAVVMTVANGRIETAQFAMGGVGTRPWRNADAEKTLIGKAPDKEAFRAAADAFLKDAKPQSQNGFKVELAKRCLVHTLDAAAKLA, encoded by the coding sequence ATGCATCAATTCCAACTTCGCCGCGCCGACGATGTGGATGCCGCGATCAAGGCCGCCTCCTCCGCGCGGACCGCCCAGCAAGGCGCGGACATCCGCTTTCTGGCGGGCGGCACCACGCTCATCGACCTGATGAAGCTGAATGTCGAAACGCCGCAGCAGGTGATCGACATTAACCACCTGCCGCTGGACAAGATCGAAGCTTCCGATGACGGCGGCTTAAAAATAGGCGCGACCGTCCGCAACGCCGACCTCGCGCATGACGAGCGCGTGGTGCGTAACTATCCCGTTCTGTCGCAGGCTCTCTTGTCCGGTGCGTCCGCGCAGCTGCGCAACATGGCGACGACGGCGGGCAACCTCCTGCAACGGACGCGATGCGTCTATTTTCGCGACGAGCACATGGCTTGCAACAAACGCGATCCCGGATCGGGCTGCGCAGCGATCAACGGCTTCAACCGCACGCTCGCGATCCTCGGCACCAGCGACCAGTGCATCGCCAGTAATCCCTCCGACATGAATGTCGCGCTGATGGCGCTCGACGCCGTTATCCACATTCGCGGCGCGAAGGGCGAACGCGATGTGCCAATCGCTGATTTCTTCCTGCTGCCCGGCAACACGCCGAGCAAGGAAACCGTGATGCAGCCCGGCGACCTCATCACTCATGTCACCCTGCCCGCGCCACTGAGCGGATCGCGCTCGCTCTACCTGAAGCTGCGCGACCGCGTGTCCTATGAATTCGCCCTCACCTCCGCCGCCGTGGTCATGACGGTCGCGAACGGCAGGATCGAGACCGCGCAATTCGCGATGGGCGGCGTCGGCACCCGGCCATGGCGTAACGCGGACGCGGAGAAAACACTCATCGGCAAAGCGCCGGACAAGGAGGCGTTTCGTGCCGCCGCCGATGCGTTCCTGAAAGACGCGAAACCGCAAAGCCAGAACGGCTTCAAGGTCGAACTGGCAAAGCGATGCCTCGTTCACACTCTCGACGCCGCAGCAAAGCTGGCCTGA
- a CDS encoding (2Fe-2S)-binding protein → MTNHDPSKPGKAGPDRRTVLQTIGAAGIATAANWPTQSKADMTPTQTSVSPGYAVDAKLTINGKPYSATIDPRTTLLDFLREHVHLTGTKKGCDHGQCGACTVHVDGRRVNSCLTFAATLGGREVTTIEGLGEPGNLHPMQAAFVDHDGYQCGYCTSGQIMSAVALMKEPCGPSDNDVRELMSGNICRCGAYQNIVAAIQQVRQGT, encoded by the coding sequence ATGACAAATCATGACCCATCCAAACCGGGTAAAGCAGGCCCGGATCGCAGGACCGTCCTGCAAACCATCGGTGCCGCGGGCATCGCAACTGCTGCCAACTGGCCAACCCAAAGCAAGGCTGACATGACACCGACGCAGACATCCGTCTCGCCGGGCTATGCCGTTGATGCGAAACTGACCATCAACGGCAAGCCCTATTCGGCCACCATCGATCCGCGCACCACGCTGCTCGACTTCCTGCGCGAGCATGTCCACCTCACCGGCACCAAGAAAGGCTGCGACCACGGCCAGTGCGGCGCGTGCACCGTGCATGTCGATGGCCGCCGCGTGAATTCGTGCCTGACCTTCGCCGCCACGCTGGGCGGGCGCGAAGTCACCACCATCGAGGGCCTCGGCGAGCCCGGCAACCTGCACCCGATGCAGGCCGCCTTCGTCGACCACGATGGCTATCAGTGCGGCTACTGCACCTCCGGCCAGATCATGTCCGCCGTGGCGCTGATGAAAGAGCCGTGTGGCCCGTCCGACAATGACGTGCGCGAACTGATGAGCGGCAACATCTGCCGCTGCGGCGCGTATCAGAACATCGTCGCGGCGATCCAGCAGGTCCGGCAGGGTACGTAA
- the yidD gene encoding membrane protein insertion efficiency factor YidD, protein MAFKLSCGCRACDMAKNAPRNAGRGMIWLYRSTLSPLIGFNCRHVPTCSAYGDEAIGRFGLWAGGWMTLARLLRCQPWGTAGLDFVPKQKPLNARWYLPWRYARWRGVNDMPE, encoded by the coding sequence ATGGCTTTCAAATTGTCCTGCGGCTGCCGTGCCTGCGACATGGCGAAGAACGCGCCGCGCAACGCCGGACGCGGCATGATCTGGCTGTATCGCTCCACCCTATCGCCGCTGATCGGATTCAACTGCCGCCATGTTCCGACCTGCTCGGCCTATGGCGACGAAGCCATTGGCCGGTTCGGATTGTGGGCGGGCGGCTGGATGACGCTGGCGCGGTTGCTGCGCTGCCAGCCATGGGGCACGGCGGGCCTCGACTTCGTGCCGAAGCAGAAACCGCTGAATGCGCGCTGGTATCTGCCCTGGCGTTACGCACGCTGGCGCGGCGTCAATGACATGCCCGAATGA
- a CDS encoding iron-sulfur cluster assembly scaffold protein, with protein sequence MISDIYNKKIIELAGNIPRLGRLPHPDASATAHSKLCGSTVKIDLTMKDGVVTDFGHDVKACALGQASSSIMARHIIGSNADELRQLRDTVTKMLKDNGSPPDGKWADIAVLEPVRDYKARHASTLLTFDAVVDAIDQIENKEKASGALDADTAPAE encoded by the coding sequence ATGATTAGCGACATCTACAACAAGAAAATCATCGAACTGGCCGGCAATATCCCGCGCCTGGGCCGCCTTCCCCATCCCGACGCCTCGGCGACGGCGCATTCCAAGCTGTGCGGCTCCACCGTGAAGATCGACCTCACCATGAAGGACGGCGTCGTCACCGATTTCGGCCATGACGTGAAAGCCTGCGCGCTGGGTCAGGCCTCCTCCTCGATCATGGCGCGCCACATCATCGGCTCGAACGCCGACGAGTTGCGCCAGTTGCGCGACACCGTGACGAAGATGCTCAAAGACAACGGCTCGCCGCCCGACGGCAAATGGGCCGACATCGCGGTGCTGGAGCCGGTGCGGGACTACAAGGCCCGCCATGCCTCGACGCTGCTGACGTTCGACGCCGTGGTCGATGCCATCGACCAGATCGAGAATAAAGAGAAGGCGTCAGGCGCGCTCGACGCCGACACGGCTCCCGCCGAATAG
- the folE gene encoding GTP cyclohydrolase I FolE: MDAVIKPLRSKLDKTEVPASEIEEAAVKPDQSRPSRDEAEQAVKTLLAYIGENPSREGLLDTPRRMVEAYDELFQGYHQCPAEVLNRTFGETAGYDDFVLIRDIEFHSHCEHHVMPFYGKAHIAYTPVDRVVGLSKIARLVDAFAHRLQTQEHLTAQIAAALDKVLQPRGVAVLLEAEHTCMSVRGIAKHGAKTVTSRFTGMFYDNPDEQNRFLHMVRGISAPFSGA; this comes from the coding sequence ATGGATGCTGTCATCAAGCCGCTGCGCAGCAAGCTCGACAAGACCGAAGTCCCTGCCTCGGAGATCGAGGAGGCGGCGGTCAAGCCGGATCAGTCGCGCCCGTCGCGCGATGAGGCCGAACAGGCGGTCAAGACGCTGCTGGCCTATATCGGCGAGAATCCCTCGCGCGAGGGACTGCTGGATACGCCGCGCCGGATGGTCGAAGCCTATGACGAACTGTTTCAGGGCTACCACCAGTGCCCGGCCGAGGTGCTGAACCGTACCTTCGGCGAGACGGCGGGCTATGACGATTTCGTCCTGATCCGCGACATCGAATTCCATTCGCATTGCGAGCATCATGTCATGCCGTTCTACGGCAAGGCGCATATCGCCTATACGCCGGTCGACCGCGTGGTGGGGCTGTCGAAGATCGCGCGCCTCGTCGATGCGTTCGCGCATCGCTTGCAGACGCAGGAGCATCTCACCGCGCAGATCGCCGCGGCGCTCGACAAGGTGTTGCAGCCGCGCGGCGTCGCGGTGCTGCTCGAGGCCGAGCACACCTGCATGTCGGTGCGCGGCATCGCCAAGCACGGGGCGAAGACGGTGACTTCGCGTTTCACTGGAATGTTCTATGACAATCCGGATGAACAGAACCGTTTTCTGCATATGGTGCGGGGCATTAGCGCGCCATTTTCAGGCGCTTGA
- the hisI gene encoding phosphoribosyl-AMP cyclohydrolase, whose protein sequence is MTTQSGHNAELEEGLSFAPRFDAAGLVTCVATDAQSGDVLMVAHMNDEALRRTIETGDAWYYSRSRKKLWRKGETSGHVQRVVEMRTDCDQDAVWIRVTQAGAACHTGRHSCFYRVVKGENGDAKLIFADADRAFDPGKVYK, encoded by the coding sequence GTGACGACGCAATCAGGCCACAACGCAGAACTTGAGGAAGGCTTGTCGTTCGCGCCGCGCTTCGACGCGGCCGGCCTCGTGACCTGCGTTGCGACCGATGCGCAAAGCGGTGACGTGCTGATGGTCGCCCACATGAACGACGAGGCGCTGCGCCGGACGATCGAGACCGGCGACGCTTGGTACTACAGCCGTTCACGTAAGAAGCTGTGGCGCAAAGGCGAGACCTCGGGGCATGTCCAGCGTGTCGTCGAGATGCGCACGGATTGCGATCAGGACGCGGTATGGATTCGCGTCACGCAGGCGGGCGCGGCCTGCCACACCGGCCGGCACTCCTGCTTCTATCGCGTGGTGAAGGGCGAGAACGGCGACGCGAAGCTCATATTCGCCGATGCCGACAGGGCGTTCGATCCCGGCAAGGTTTATAAGTAA
- a CDS encoding lytic transglycosylase domain-containing protein, with translation MAIDSTTASSVIDSARAKIAGAIKQAADATGASFDYLISTAKIESNLDPKAQASTSSARGLYQFIEQTWLATVKQAGAAFGYGNYANAISQSPSGTYSVSDPATRDQILKLRDDPAANAAMAGALTQANSFKLSGELGRRPTDGELYMAHFMGVGGATKLISSAQSNPGASAPAMFPNAAAANRSIFYNRDGGARSVSEVYSDINARFARAANSPMARFAVASAGGSSPAMDNMAYLSSFPQGSGASMTARQMGPTFHSLFQAGDRAEPLSLTVRQLWGAGSQANAEAPAAANPDQSQFNLFSDPKGVFAS, from the coding sequence ATGGCAATCGACAGCACGACTGCATCGTCGGTCATCGATTCTGCGCGCGCGAAAATAGCGGGCGCCATCAAGCAGGCCGCGGATGCGACCGGCGCGAGCTTCGATTACCTGATTTCCACCGCGAAGATCGAATCCAACCTCGACCCGAAGGCGCAGGCGTCCACCTCCTCGGCGCGCGGGCTTTATCAATTCATCGAACAGACCTGGCTCGCCACCGTGAAGCAGGCGGGGGCCGCGTTCGGCTACGGCAATTATGCGAATGCGATCTCGCAATCGCCGTCCGGCACCTATTCCGTCAGCGATCCGGCGACTCGCGACCAGATCCTCAAGCTGCGCGACGATCCCGCCGCCAACGCGGCGATGGCGGGCGCGCTGACGCAGGCCAACAGCTTCAAGCTCTCAGGCGAACTCGGGCGTCGCCCGACCGATGGCGAACTTTACATGGCGCACTTCATGGGCGTCGGCGGCGCGACCAAGCTGATCTCCAGCGCGCAAAGCAATCCGGGGGCGTCCGCGCCCGCGATGTTTCCCAATGCGGCCGCCGCCAACCGCTCGATCTTCTACAACCGTGACGGCGGCGCGCGCAGCGTGTCGGAAGTCTATTCGGACATCAATGCGCGCTTTGCCCGCGCGGCGAATTCTCCGATGGCGCGCTTCGCGGTGGCCTCGGCGGGCGGCTCGTCGCCTGCGATGGACAACATGGCGTATCTGTCGAGTTTCCCGCAGGGCAGCGGCGCGTCCATGACGGCGCGGCAGATGGGGCCCACATTCCATTCGTTGTTTCAGGCAGGCGATCGTGCCGAGCCTTTATCTCTGACGGTGCGCCAGTTGTGGGGTGCGGGCTCGCAGGCCAATGCGGAAGCGCCCGCCGCCGCCAATCCGGACCAGTCGCAGTTCAACCTGTTCAGCGATCCGAAGGGCGTGTTCGCCAGCTAA
- a CDS encoding DUF2336 domain-containing protein → MIVRQFISWVRTAPAGERAEATRALARAWLISDLSQDDRIAAEGALLMLLDDASPLVRQVMSDVFAAEPGAPPAIVAALAADQPEIALPVLEFSPLLLDADLVDLVATGCQQVQCAVARRVELPVAVAAALAEVGDAAAVLELIENPGVTLAPFSLERIVERHGDLAVIREQLLQRENLPASVRLALAAKVSATLARFAAARDWITPGRADRLAAEATERSLLDIASLSQGEELANLVHHLRESGQLNAGLVLRALLSGNAGLFEAALVELSGLPQRRVAALAYGRGAGLDALLTKAGFPASTVPAFRAAVAAILETGFVDTQDGVTRLQRRMVERVLTQCESEVVSAHDPLLVLLRRFAVEAAREDARLFCDDAATEIDAQRFVQMIEDAAPAEDDGSYDGEIVNEDDEDIVFVESPPLAPRLDDESEFGYESEFDDYAPLDENYIASNDEYAVIEGLDAEIAQIVRERIAA, encoded by the coding sequence ATGATCGTTCGGCAGTTTATCAGTTGGGTTCGTACCGCTCCCGCCGGGGAGCGCGCCGAGGCGACACGGGCATTGGCCCGCGCCTGGCTCATCTCCGATTTATCGCAGGACGATCGCATCGCCGCCGAAGGCGCGCTCTTGATGCTACTCGACGATGCCTCGCCGCTGGTGCGGCAGGTCATGTCGGACGTGTTCGCGGCAGAGCCGGGCGCGCCGCCCGCCATCGTCGCGGCGCTCGCGGCCGACCAGCCCGAGATCGCGCTGCCGGTTCTCGAATTCTCGCCGCTGCTGCTCGATGCCGATCTGGTCGATCTCGTCGCCACCGGTTGCCAGCAGGTGCAATGCGCGGTGGCGCGGCGCGTGGAGTTGCCGGTCGCGGTCGCGGCCGCGCTCGCGGAAGTTGGCGACGCGGCGGCGGTGCTCGAACTGATCGAAAATCCCGGCGTGACATTGGCGCCGTTCTCGCTGGAGCGGATTGTCGAGCGCCATGGCGACCTTGCCGTGATCCGCGAACAGCTTTTGCAGCGTGAGAATTTGCCTGCGTCGGTGCGTCTTGCACTGGCGGCGAAGGTGTCCGCGACGCTGGCCCGCTTTGCCGCCGCCCGCGACTGGATCACGCCCGGCCGTGCCGACCGTCTTGCCGCGGAAGCGACGGAGCGCTCGCTGCTCGATATCGCAAGCCTGTCGCAGGGGGAGGAGCTGGCAAATCTCGTCCATCATCTGCGCGAGAGCGGCCAGCTCAATGCCGGGCTCGTGCTGCGCGCGTTGTTGTCGGGCAATGCCGGTCTGTTCGAGGCGGCGCTTGTCGAATTGAGCGGCCTGCCGCAGCGCCGTGTCGCCGCGCTGGCCTATGGCCGGGGGGCAGGGCTGGACGCGCTGCTGACGAAAGCGGGGTTTCCGGCCTCGACCGTTCCGGCTTTCCGCGCGGCGGTCGCGGCGATTCTGGAAACCGGCTTTGTCGATACGCAGGATGGCGTGACGCGCTTGCAGCGTCGCATGGTCGAGCGCGTGCTGACGCAATGCGAGAGCGAAGTGGTGTCCGCGCACGATCCGCTGCTGGTGCTGCTGCGGCGCTTCGCGGTCGAGGCGGCGCGTGAGGATGCGCGGTTGTTCTGCGACGATGCGGCCACCGAGATCGATGCGCAACGGTTCGTGCAGATGATCGAGGATGCGGCGCCTGCCGAGGACGATGGTAGCTATGACGGCGAGATCGTGAACGAGGATGACGAGGATATCGTCTTCGTTGAATCGCCGCCGCTTGCGCCGCGTTTGGATGACGAAAGCGAGTTCGGCTACGAAAGCGAATTCGACGACTATGCACCGCTGGACGAAAACTATATCGCGTCCAATGACGAGTATGCGGTGATCGAGGGGCTGGATGCCGAGATTGCCCAGATCGTCCGCGAGCGCATCGCGGCCTAA
- a CDS encoding Hpt domain-containing protein, which translates to MARDKTDGLKVETFEAHQVITQPNPLRKYVRHTDERDTDDPVARAEEALAGLSGEFKSWMDEECARLARAFEVVKKDGFTSQNREELFRAAHDIKGDATTFGYPKAAVAAESLCRILEHAPELMTVPSDLIAHHVHAIQAIVRELPKGRSRTKDTADELSTRLRKLADEFLIEANRDRPEHLEAVLAPSIVPAD; encoded by the coding sequence ATGGCCAGAGACAAAACCGACGGCCTCAAGGTCGAAACATTCGAGGCCCATCAGGTCATCACCCAGCCAAATCCGTTGCGCAAATACGTGCGCCACACGGACGAGCGCGACACCGACGATCCGGTCGCGCGCGCCGAGGAGGCCCTCGCCGGTCTGTCCGGTGAATTCAAGAGCTGGATGGACGAGGAATGCGCCCGGCTCGCCCGCGCTTTCGAAGTCGTGAAAAAGGACGGCTTCACCAGTCAGAACCGGGAAGAACTGTTTCGCGCGGCCCACGACATCAAGGGCGATGCCACCACGTTCGGCTACCCCAAGGCGGCCGTCGCCGCCGAAAGCCTATGCCGGATTCTTGAACACGCACCGGAACTGATGACGGTGCCCTCCGACCTGATCGCTCATCATGTTCATGCGATTCAGGCGATCGTGCGCGAGTTGCCGAAGGGCCGCTCGAGGACGAAAGACACGGCGGACGAACTGAGCACCCGTTTGCGGAAACTGGCCGACGAATTCCTGATCGAGGCCAACCGCGACCGTCCCGAACACCTCGAAGCCGTGCTGGCGCCGAGCATCGTTCCGGCGGACTAA
- a CDS encoding response regulator, with protein MFHIDFNKLRFLVCDDNAHMRRILRTLLHSFGAREVYEAEDGATALEMYSHYVPDIVITDWSMPIFDGLELAQMIRQPDGVGNPYAPIIMLTGHSEKRRVMTARDAGVTEFLAKPISAKGLYQRILNVVVSPRPFIRTKSYFGPDRRRNTINTYIGIDRRNGGKAEILQQPSLLDKARSPG; from the coding sequence ATGTTCCACATCGACTTCAACAAGCTGCGGTTTCTCGTCTGTGACGACAACGCGCACATGCGGCGCATTTTGCGCACGCTGCTGCATTCGTTCGGCGCACGCGAAGTCTATGAAGCCGAGGACGGCGCCACCGCGCTGGAAATGTACAGCCATTACGTCCCCGACATCGTCATCACCGACTGGTCGATGCCAATTTTCGACGGGCTCGAACTCGCGCAGATGATCCGCCAGCCGGACGGCGTCGGCAATCCATATGCGCCGATCATCATGCTCACCGGCCATTCGGAAAAGCGCCGCGTCATGACCGCGCGCGACGCGGGCGTCACCGAATTCCTCGCAAAGCCGATCTCGGCCAAGGGTCTCTATCAGCGCATCCTCAACGTGGTGGTGTCGCCCCGTCCTTTCATCCGCACCAAGAGCTATTTCGGCCCCGACCGGCGGCGCAACACCATCAACACCTATATCGGCATCGATCGCCGCAACGGCGGCAAGGCGGAAATCCTGCAACAGCCCTCGTTGCTCGATAAAGCCCGCAGCCCGGGATAA
- a CDS encoding NAD kinase, whose protein sequence is MTVESKYQRIAFVASPVLEAQRALAQLSSDYGNREVDDADVVVALGGDGLMLRTLHERMRSGTPIYGMHRGTVGFLMNEYSRHGLIERLNAARMTVINPLLMRATDAAGEVHVHHAINEVALFRQIYQAARLRILIDEQVRMPELISDGILVATPAGSTAYNYSAQGPIIPITANLLALTPINAFRPRRWRGALLPSSAHITIEVLEDERRPLAAVADHNEVRYVTRVEVLTDKSISIRMLFDPGHSLEERILSEQFGV, encoded by the coding sequence ATGACCGTCGAGAGCAAATATCAGCGCATTGCCTTTGTCGCGAGCCCCGTGCTGGAAGCCCAGCGCGCGCTGGCGCAATTGTCGTCGGACTATGGCAACCGCGAAGTGGACGACGCCGATGTCGTGGTGGCGCTCGGCGGCGACGGGCTGATGCTGCGCACCCTGCATGAGCGGATGCGCTCCGGCACGCCGATCTACGGCATGCATCGCGGCACGGTCGGCTTCCTGATGAACGAATACAGCCGCCATGGCCTGATCGAGCGCCTCAACGCCGCGCGCATGACCGTCATCAACCCCCTCCTGATGCGCGCAACCGACGCCGCAGGCGAGGTGCATGTGCATCACGCCATCAACGAAGTCGCCTTGTTCCGCCAGATCTATCAGGCGGCGCGGCTGCGCATCCTGATCGACGAACAGGTGCGGATGCCCGAACTGATTTCGGACGGTATCCTCGTCGCCACGCCTGCCGGATCGACCGCCTATAATTATTCGGCACAGGGGCCGATCATTCCGATCACGGCAAATCTTTTGGCGCTGACGCCGATCAATGCCTTCCGGCCACGGCGCTGGCGCGGCGCCCTGCTCCCGAGCTCCGCCCATATCACCATCGAGGTGCTGGAAGACGAACGGCGGCCGCTCGCCGCCGTCGCCGACCATAACGAAGTGCGCTACGTCACCCGCGTCGAGGTGCTGACCGACAAGAGCATCTCCATCCGCATGCTGTTCGACCCCGGCCACAGCCTCGAAGAACGCATTTTGAGCGAGCAGTTCGGCGTTTGA
- a CDS encoding His-rich protein BRANT, whose protein sequence is MLKIISAAIVAASVMVAPAMAATVIKTQKTITHSQVLKPSVANANAHMVKKHHRHHVRPHHHTKRVVVKHRHHR, encoded by the coding sequence ATGTTGAAGATCATTTCAGCCGCCATTGTTGCCGCTTCGGTGATGGTTGCGCCGGCGATGGCCGCGACCGTCATCAAGACGCAAAAAACGATCACCCATTCGCAGGTTCTCAAGCCTTCGGTGGCCAATGCCAACGCGCACATGGTGAAGAAGCATCATCGCCATCATGTGCGTCCGCATCACCACACCAAGCGCGTGGTCGTGAAGCATCGTCATCATCGCTGA
- a CDS encoding TonB-dependent receptor plug domain-containing protein yields the protein MLASAAFISPAEAQQTQQAEPPLPAIQVSPAPKKPNQRLPKRNKRVDAKPRVHQAPAIVAVPVPNPAEPLVTSPTTIPTPVSQVGSSVTVITGQEIQETQRRTVPDLLQTVPGLNVVQTGGPGGQTSVFMRGANANGTKVFIDGIDVSDPSNPNRAFDFGSLTAFDIDRLEVLRGPQSGLYGADAMGGVISITTKAGKGPPQWSTLLEGGSFGTFNQSTSVSGSTKDTSYAFSGSHVRVESTPVTPLSTLPPGQKRNNDFYDNLTFHGKVIHDFSEMFSLTAVARYTDAQTRFTESDLYPAPNPIQSRGKSQQFSGLLDGVFRLLDGRFNNHFGVTYTDTDRSSSDPFAAIAFGANPLSTFHGDRTKVYWKSDFALAPGQTLVAGVENETEKGYLNYATYGYPAVNGTIQNLGSYAELQSNFLDRFFLVSNVRHDQNDHFGGHDTFRIAPAIVFPETGTKLKASYGTGFHAPSIDQIYGPFTLPNVNLKPEESKGYDFGFEQALFNKRVQFGATWYHNSFNNLIIGVPVTPGNPYVTVNENVALATTHGLEAFASVAVTERLTLRGDYTHTIATDDIKHTALERRPEHKWSAQARWAATDALTLTATALWISSWIDVGQRAPGYQLLNLAANYKVDQNWSVFGRIDNVLDRHYQNPLGFDKTGIGVYGGVRFVTN from the coding sequence TTGCTGGCGAGCGCGGCTTTCATTTCACCGGCCGAAGCGCAACAGACACAGCAGGCGGAACCGCCACTCCCCGCGATTCAGGTGAGCCCTGCCCCGAAGAAGCCGAACCAGCGGCTGCCGAAGCGCAACAAACGCGTCGATGCGAAGCCGCGCGTGCATCAAGCGCCTGCCATCGTTGCAGTGCCGGTGCCAAATCCTGCCGAGCCTTTGGTCACGTCGCCGACCACGATCCCGACGCCAGTCAGTCAGGTGGGAAGCTCGGTCACTGTGATCACCGGACAGGAAATTCAGGAAACCCAGCGGCGAACGGTGCCAGACCTGCTCCAGACCGTTCCCGGCCTGAATGTGGTCCAGACCGGTGGCCCCGGCGGGCAGACATCAGTCTTCATGCGCGGCGCCAACGCCAATGGCACCAAGGTTTTTATTGACGGGATAGATGTCAGCGACCCTTCGAATCCGAACCGAGCGTTTGATTTCGGCTCGTTGACCGCGTTCGACATCGACCGGCTCGAAGTTCTGCGCGGCCCGCAAAGCGGTCTGTATGGAGCCGACGCCATGGGCGGCGTGATTTCGATCACCACCAAGGCCGGCAAAGGTCCGCCGCAATGGTCCACCCTGCTCGAAGGCGGATCGTTCGGCACGTTCAACCAGTCTACGTCGGTCAGCGGCTCGACCAAAGATACCAGCTATGCCTTCAGCGGATCGCATGTCCGCGTGGAGTCGACGCCGGTCACGCCGCTTTCCACCTTGCCCCCGGGACAGAAGCGCAACAACGACTTCTATGACAACCTGACCTTCCACGGCAAAGTCATCCATGACTTCTCCGAGATGTTCTCTCTCACAGCCGTCGCCCGTTATACCGATGCGCAGACCCGGTTCACCGAGAGCGATCTCTACCCTGCTCCCAACCCGATTCAGTCGCGCGGCAAGAGCCAACAATTCAGCGGACTGCTCGACGGCGTGTTCCGGCTGCTCGATGGCCGCTTCAACAACCATTTCGGCGTCACCTATACCGATACCGACCGGAGTTCTTCCGATCCGTTTGCAGCCATTGCTTTCGGAGCGAACCCGCTCAGTACGTTCCACGGCGACCGCACGAAAGTGTACTGGAAGTCCGATTTCGCTCTGGCTCCGGGACAAACGCTCGTTGCCGGTGTCGAGAATGAAACCGAAAAGGGTTATTTGAATTACGCCACCTACGGCTATCCCGCCGTGAACGGCACGATTCAAAACCTCGGCAGCTACGCGGAGTTGCAGTCCAATTTCCTCGACCGCTTCTTTCTGGTGTCGAACGTGCGCCACGATCAGAACGATCATTTCGGCGGCCACGATACTTTCCGCATCGCGCCCGCGATCGTATTTCCCGAGACCGGAACCAAGCTGAAGGCCAGTTACGGCACAGGCTTTCATGCCCCCTCCATCGACCAGATCTATGGTCCCTTCACGCTTCCGAACGTGAATCTGAAACCTGAGGAGAGCAAGGGATACGATTTCGGATTTGAGCAGGCGCTTTTCAACAAGCGAGTCCAGTTCGGAGCGACCTGGTATCACAACAGCTTCAATAATCTCATCATTGGCGTGCCCGTGACTCCGGGAAATCCCTACGTCACGGTGAATGAGAACGTCGCGTTAGCAACGACTCACGGGCTTGAAGCCTTCGCGTCGGTCGCAGTGACCGAGCGCCTGACCCTGCGCGGCGACTATACTCACACGATCGCAACGGATGACATCAAGCACACCGCGCTGGAGCGGCGTCCGGAACATAAGTGGAGCGCCCAGGCACGCTGGGCCGCGACGGACGCCCTGACCCTCACGGCCACCGCGCTTTGGATCAGTTCGTGGATCGATGTCGGCCAGCGCGCGCCCGGCTATCAGCTCCTCAACCTCGCGGCGAACTACAAAGTCGATCAGAACTGGTCGGTGTTCGGCCGCATCGATAACGTGCTCGATCGTCATTATCAAAACCCGCTCGGCTTCGATAAGACCGGCATTGGCGTCTATGGCGGCGTACGTTTCGTGACGAACTAA